The Halalkalicoccus sp. NIPERK01 genome window below encodes:
- a CDS encoding carbohydrate ABC transporter permease: protein MSNATHPGQDGAGVREYLQRFGIYTILGLFILWTLVPIVWMFLSSLKVRSGMFQMPPQLLFEPTLQYYQELLFGSNPLTKYLLNSAIVSIASAAIAITFGTLGGYGLSRLRIKGKKHFAFWIISTRMAPIAVVIVPLYLLYQFAGLLNTRLGLVIAYTTFNLPFAIWLMRSFFDEVPEALEEAARIDGATQWQAFYKVALPLVLPGIGATAIISIVFAWNDFLFALIFTNNETQTIPVAAAQLVTQTGTLWGQVMAIGIVILTPMVLFGLIVKNYLVSGLTMGAMKQ from the coding sequence ATGAGTAACGCTACCCATCCGGGCCAAGACGGCGCGGGCGTGCGCGAGTACCTCCAGCGATTCGGCATCTACACCATCCTGGGGCTGTTCATTCTCTGGACGCTCGTTCCCATCGTCTGGATGTTCCTGTCCTCGCTCAAGGTCCGTTCCGGCATGTTCCAGATGCCACCGCAGCTCCTGTTCGAGCCGACGCTGCAGTACTACCAGGAGCTCCTGTTCGGGTCGAACCCGTTGACGAAATATCTCCTCAACAGCGCCATCGTCTCGATCGCATCGGCGGCGATCGCCATCACGTTTGGGACACTCGGTGGGTACGGCCTTTCCCGGCTCCGAATTAAGGGCAAGAAGCATTTCGCGTTCTGGATCATCAGCACCCGGATGGCACCGATCGCGGTCGTTATCGTGCCGCTGTACCTCCTCTATCAGTTCGCGGGACTGTTGAACACGCGGCTCGGGCTGGTGATCGCGTACACCACGTTCAACCTCCCGTTTGCCATCTGGCTGATGCGGTCGTTCTTCGATGAGGTTCCGGAGGCCCTCGAAGAGGCCGCACGTATCGACGGTGCCACCCAGTGGCAGGCGTTCTATAAGGTCGCATTGCCGCTGGTGTTGCCCGGCATCGGCGCGACCGCGATCATCTCGATCGTCTTCGCATGGAACGACTTTCTCTTCGCGCTCATCTTCACCAACAATGAGACACAGACGATCCCCGTCGCCGCCGCACAGCTCGTCACACAAACAGGTACTCTCTGGGGGCAGGTGATGGCGATCGGTATCGTCATCCTGACGCCAATGGTCCTCTTCGGGTTGATCGTGAAGAACTACCTCGTCAGCGGTCTCACAATGGGGGCGATGAAACAGTAA
- a CDS encoding carbohydrate ABC transporter permease, translating into MATQQSNVYVGEEPEESGGLVQRLPVSFETLLLAPSVIVLGILSIVPLVALLWLSVMQMSVLPGEQTMFVGIENYRAMFNDAVINSWKVTVLYVGGALSIQITLGTAIAVLLDRVSRGENVLTGIIIMPMMIAPVVVGLLWQFLLDPSFGLYTWLLNQVGLATGGPVLGSRPSALIAVIVMDTWQWTPLVVLIVLAGLKSIPQQLYEAARVDGATFWSEFRYVTLPMLTPALAIALLLRSMDLMRYFTKIFITTGGGPASSTKIIGFFVYEQALRFYNLGYGAALGTVMLVATILLGIFFVESVMGGAGDE; encoded by the coding sequence ATGGCAACACAACAATCGAACGTCTACGTGGGCGAAGAGCCCGAGGAGTCCGGCGGACTCGTCCAGCGGCTACCGGTCTCGTTCGAGACGCTCCTGCTCGCGCCGAGCGTCATCGTCCTCGGGATCTTGAGCATCGTCCCGCTCGTCGCGTTGCTCTGGCTTTCGGTCATGCAGATGTCCGTTCTCCCGGGCGAGCAGACCATGTTCGTCGGAATTGAGAACTACCGAGCGATGTTTAACGATGCCGTCATCAATTCGTGGAAGGTAACGGTGCTCTACGTCGGCGGAGCCCTTTCCATCCAAATCACGCTAGGTACGGCGATCGCTGTGCTATTGGACCGCGTCTCACGCGGCGAGAACGTCCTGACAGGGATCATCATCATGCCGATGATGATCGCCCCCGTCGTCGTCGGACTGCTGTGGCAGTTCCTCCTCGATCCCTCGTTCGGGCTCTACACGTGGCTGCTCAATCAGGTCGGGCTCGCCACGGGGGGACCCGTGCTCGGATCGCGCCCGAGCGCGCTGATCGCGGTCATCGTCATGGACACCTGGCAATGGACGCCTCTCGTCGTACTGATCGTGTTGGCCGGGCTCAAGTCGATTCCACAGCAACTGTACGAGGCCGCCCGTGTGGACGGTGCGACGTTCTGGTCGGAGTTCCGGTATGTGACGCTCCCGATGCTGACGCCGGCGCTGGCTATCGCGTTATTGCTGCGGTCGATGGACCTGATGCGGTACTTCACGAAGATCTTCATCACCACGGGCGGCGGTCCCGCCAGCTCGACGAAGATCATCGGCTTTTTCGTCTATGAACAGGCGCTGCGCTTCTACAACCTCGGGTACGGCGCAGCCCTTGGGACCGTCATGCTCGTGGCAACGATTCTGCTTGGCATCTTCTTCGTCGAATCCGTCATGGGGGGTGCCGGCGATGAGTAA
- a CDS encoding ABC transporter substrate-binding protein, which yields MSYLIIMEIKFINEHDYSCPVEFDMTRHGNRRVDRRTFIQTGSAIGIASIAGCMGGGDDGEASAPSDVEPASSISFISESTPPSVAINEIIDEFTEETGIEVDITLTPFENYSERLASDINSQSGNIQVFYADPYVVSSRYYPDMEPLDPYIESDEHADIPNGIDDFIESHLDACGYFGDGEYLRGLPYDCPTMLWAYRTDIVENYGDQAESDLGFPFEPGRERTWEEYYQMAEWINENVDEVEYGTGHQAQQHDSLQCDFHNVFWAYGGEDVEGFSGRMDDEWPDDPQPNFSGENGVEAARFYNRLLDIAHPGSTSWTWDGVGQAFAQSEIAMTPEWHEFNAMFANPDDSQVSENVGWALLPQGSDRPVNLYGGAGLAINGYSTDAEKAAAWEFLVWATSPEVQMRALEMAGGTPTRHSVYEREEVQQAAEQPTEESEYPNVVPPVQEAWTADYVGMRPKPPRWLELNEVLYSELSGMIAGNKSPEETMQAVDDGWSNTLQ from the coding sequence ATGAGCTATTTGATTATAATGGAAATAAAGTTTATTAATGAGCATGATTATAGTTGTCCAGTAGAGTTTGACATGACAAGGCATGGCAACCGACGCGTCGATCGGCGAACATTCATTCAGACAGGGAGTGCGATCGGGATCGCGTCCATTGCGGGCTGTATGGGCGGTGGCGATGACGGGGAAGCGTCCGCGCCATCGGATGTAGAGCCGGCTTCCTCGATCAGTTTCATTTCGGAGTCGACGCCACCCAGCGTGGCGATCAACGAGATCATCGACGAGTTCACCGAGGAAACCGGGATCGAGGTCGATATCACCCTCACCCCGTTCGAGAACTACTCCGAGCGGCTGGCAAGCGACATCAACAGCCAGTCCGGGAACATTCAGGTGTTCTACGCGGACCCGTATGTCGTCAGTTCACGGTACTATCCGGACATGGAGCCGTTGGATCCGTACATCGAGTCCGACGAGCACGCGGATATCCCGAACGGCATCGACGACTTCATCGAGAGTCACCTCGATGCGTGTGGGTATTTCGGCGATGGGGAGTACCTCCGTGGCCTTCCGTACGACTGTCCGACCATGCTGTGGGCGTATCGGACGGACATCGTAGAGAACTACGGGGACCAAGCGGAATCCGATCTCGGCTTCCCCTTCGAGCCTGGCCGGGAACGGACGTGGGAAGAGTACTATCAGATGGCCGAATGGATCAACGAGAACGTCGACGAAGTCGAATACGGGACGGGACATCAGGCTCAACAACACGACTCGCTACAGTGTGACTTCCACAACGTGTTCTGGGCCTATGGGGGCGAGGATGTCGAAGGATTCTCCGGTCGGATGGACGACGAATGGCCCGACGATCCCCAGCCGAACTTCTCGGGAGAAAACGGCGTCGAGGCCGCACGGTTCTACAATCGACTGCTTGACATCGCTCACCCTGGGTCGACGTCGTGGACGTGGGACGGTGTCGGTCAAGCCTTCGCCCAGAGCGAAATCGCGATGACGCCCGAGTGGCACGAATTCAACGCCATGTTCGCCAACCCGGACGATAGCCAGGTCAGCGAAAACGTCGGGTGGGCGTTGCTCCCCCAGGGATCCGACCGGCCCGTGAATCTCTATGGCGGGGCCGGCCTCGCTATCAACGGCTACTCCACGGACGCCGAGAAGGCGGCCGCGTGGGAGTTCCTCGTCTGGGCGACCTCCCCGGAGGTCCAAATGCGCGCGCTCGAGATGGCGGGCGGGACACCGACGCGCCACTCCGTCTACGAACGTGAGGAGGTCCAGCAGGCTGCGGAACAACCGACCGAGGAAAGCGAGTACCCCAACGTCGTTCCGCCAGTCCAGGAGGCTTGGACCGCGGACTACGTCGGGATGCGACCGAAACCGCCGCGATGGCTGGAACTCAACGAGGTGCTCTACTCCGAACTCTCGGGAATGATTGCTGGTAACAAATCGCCCGAGGAGACGATGCAAGCCGTTGACGACGGTTGGTCGAACACCTTGCAATAA
- a CDS encoding NAD(P)-dependent alcohol dehydrogenase, whose amino-acid sequence MRSAVLADIGEFQIEERERPAPGPDEVLVRIRDVGICGSDVHYYEHGRIGDYVVEGPLVLGHESAGEIVETGEAVTGLAVGDRVTLEPGVPCRRCAHCKRGDYHLCESVTFMATPPHDGAFTEYVSWPADYAYKLPENVSTRAGALCEPLSVGIHACRRGNVGTGDTVLITGAGPIGLLTMEAARAAGATDILITDVVAEKLEFAKQRGADYAIDVSSTDLTPAVDEATDGIGADVVIEASGAEPSIQSTLDGVRRGGTIVFVGLASEAEIPLDVIDIIDNELDVHGSFRYKNTYPAAVDLLADEVVDVEGIIDFETGLESVDEAFQRSMEPEIVKGMISIND is encoded by the coding sequence ATGCGTTCAGCAGTACTCGCGGACATCGGAGAGTTCCAGATCGAAGAACGGGAACGTCCTGCTCCCGGTCCCGACGAGGTTCTGGTCCGGATACGGGACGTGGGTATCTGTGGATCGGACGTTCACTACTACGAACACGGACGAATCGGCGACTACGTCGTCGAGGGCCCGCTCGTTCTCGGCCACGAAAGCGCCGGCGAGATCGTTGAAACGGGCGAGGCAGTGACGGGGCTTGCCGTCGGTGATCGCGTCACGCTCGAGCCGGGCGTTCCGTGTCGTCGGTGTGCCCACTGTAAGCGTGGGGATTACCACCTCTGTGAGTCGGTGACGTTCATGGCGACGCCGCCGCATGACGGGGCCTTTACCGAATACGTCTCGTGGCCGGCGGACTACGCCTATAAACTGCCGGAGAACGTTTCCACGCGAGCAGGAGCGCTCTGTGAACCGCTTTCCGTCGGTATTCACGCCTGTCGACGCGGTAATGTCGGAACAGGTGATACGGTGCTCATTACTGGGGCCGGGCCGATTGGCCTGCTCACGATGGAGGCCGCCCGTGCCGCGGGGGCGACGGACATCCTCATTACGGATGTCGTCGCTGAGAAACTCGAGTTCGCGAAACAACGCGGCGCTGATTACGCGATCGATGTGAGCTCAACCGATCTCACGCCTGCCGTCGATGAGGCTACTGACGGGATCGGCGCTGATGTCGTCATCGAAGCGTCCGGAGCCGAACCGTCCATCCAATCGACGCTCGATGGCGTTCGGCGCGGTGGCACTATCGTCTTCGTCGGGCTCGCAAGCGAGGCGGAGATTCCATTGGATGTCATCGATATCATCGATAACGAACTCGACGTCCACGGCTCCTTCCGCTATAAGAACACCTACCCCGCTGCGGTGGATCTTCTCGCCGACGAGGTCGTCGATGTCGAGGGGATCATCGACTTCGAAACGGGTCTCGAATCGGTCGATGAAGCGTTCCAGCGCTCGATGGAGCCCGAGATCGTCAAAGGCATGATTTCGATCAATGACTGA
- a CDS encoding SDR family NAD(P)-dependent oxidoreductase, translated as MSVLDTFRLDGDTAIITGGNRGIGKGIARALAEAGADIVVANRDADSGAAAIEEITAETGVDGVAIPVDITDEAKVEALVEQVSAEFGSIDILVNNAGITYNVRAEQMELDDWERVIDINLTGVFLCAKHVGIDMIENDGGSIINISSISAYIANHPQPQVGYNASKAGVEGLKTQLASEWAKYGIRVNNINPGYIRTDMVKDVLENDPKMAAEWKREMLLEDMADPDSIGALAVYLSSDASWYMTGESISIDGGYTVR; from the coding sequence ATGTCTGTTTTGGATACATTCCGTCTAGACGGAGACACAGCGATCATAACCGGTGGAAACCGTGGCATCGGAAAAGGGATCGCCAGAGCGCTTGCCGAAGCTGGTGCTGACATCGTTGTAGCGAACCGGGATGCGGACTCAGGGGCTGCAGCCATCGAGGAAATCACCGCCGAGACCGGCGTCGATGGGGTAGCCATCCCAGTCGACATCACCGACGAAGCGAAAGTGGAAGCATTAGTTGAACAGGTGTCCGCCGAATTCGGTTCTATCGATATTCTCGTCAACAATGCTGGGATTACCTATAACGTTCGGGCCGAGCAGATGGAGCTCGACGACTGGGAGCGGGTTATCGACATCAATCTGACCGGTGTATTCCTCTGTGCGAAGCACGTCGGGATCGACATGATCGAAAACGACGGCGGTTCTATCATCAATATCTCGTCGATCTCCGCGTACATCGCCAATCATCCACAGCCACAGGTCGGCTACAACGCATCGAAAGCCGGCGTGGAAGGCCTCAAAACGCAGTTAGCGTCCGAATGGGCGAAGTACGGAATTCGTGTCAACAACATTAATCCCGGCTATATCCGGACGGATATGGTCAAAGACGTGCTTGAGAACGATCCGAAGATGGCGGCCGAATGGAAGCGGGAGATGCTTCTCGAGGATATGGCGGACCCGGATTCGATTGGAGCGTTAGCCGTCTATCTATCGTCCGACGCGTCTTGGTATATGACTGGCGAGTCGATCTCCATCGATGGCGGATATACGGTTCGCTGA